One segment of Scyliorhinus torazame isolate Kashiwa2021f chromosome 14, sScyTor2.1, whole genome shotgun sequence DNA contains the following:
- the nfkbil1 gene encoding NF-kappa-B inhibitor-like protein 1 isoform X2, producing the protein MVSRKQGKLLRYVEDGDVPKLKSYLRKHAGLSVAFAGRRGRSPLHVACAQRDDIAMRLLLKHGADPLSQDRKGNTPLHLAAREAVKKGARVFEDLVVPLRKCCPGAMDVPNGDGVSPRDVLQSMKKQQQQCPGTAAEEGDGPGKEQADREWYHKLFGECEDEFYQKCGRYEEDFLMPDAEPQTYDDWADRLTKEYAAKRARAAGSGVRGKAARAAEERQKEKERREFQERLEAEHRHYLEHAGRKEEELAGRRKRRYERGCADVFSRASGSGGRLTYEDIPWPAPKGTVEEMVAVILHGVEQSDRGPYRRYLRQQQAVWHPDRFIQRCGERLAEADRQKILGMVTALSQALNKLSESVR; encoded by the exons ATGGTTTCCCGTAAGCAGGGGAAGTTGCTGCGTTACGTGGAGGACGGCGACGTGCCAAAGCTGAAGTCCTACCTCCGCAAGCATGCCGGGCTGTCGGTGGCCTTCGCTGGACGGCGGGGACGCAGCCCACTGCACGTGGCCTGCGCGCAGAGAGACGACATCGCCATGCGGCTGCTGCTGAAACACGGAGCCGACCCTTTGTCTCAGGACAGGAAGGGGAATACCCCTCTGCACCTGGCGGCCAGAGAGGCAGTGAAGAAAGGAGCCAGAG TCTTCGAGGATCTGGTGGTTCCTCTGAGGAAATGCTGCCCAGGCGCTATGGATGTGCCCAATGGGGATGGAGTCAGCCCACGAGACGTGCTCCAGTCGATGAAGAAGCAGCAGCAG CAGTGCCCAGGAACAGCGGCAGAAGAGGGCGATGGCCCAGGGAAGGAGCAAGCGGACAGAGAGTGGTACCACAAGCTCTTTGGAGAGTGTGAGGATGAATTCTACCAGAAATGTGGGCGATACGAAG AGGACTTCCTCATGCCCGACGCCGAACCGCAGACGTATGACGACTGGGCCGACCGCCTGACCAAGGAGTACGCGGCCAAGCGGGCCCGGGCGGCAGGCTCCGGCGTTCGGGGCAAAGCTGCCAGGGCGGCGGAGGAGCGGCAGAAGGAGAAGGAGCGGCGGGAGTTCCAGGAGcggctggaggcggagcatcggcatTACCTGGAGCACGCCGGGCGCAAGGAGGAGGAGCTGGCGGGCAGGCGCAAGCGGCGCTACGAGCGCGGCTGCGCCGACGTCTTCAGCCGGGCCTCCGGCAGCGGCGGCCGGTTGACGTACGAGGACATCCCCTGGCCCGCCCCCAAGGGCACGGTGGAGGAAATGGTGGCGGTGATCCTGCACGGGGTGGAGCAGAGTGACCGGGGCCCCTACCGCCGCTACCTGCGGCAGCAGCAGGCGGTTTGGCACCCCGACCGCTTCATACAGCGCTGCGGGGAGCGCCTAGCGGAGGCGGACCGCCAGAAAATCCTGGGCATGGTGACGGCCCTCTCGCAGGCTTTGAACAAGTTGTCCGAAAGCGTCCGCTAG
- the nfkbil1 gene encoding NF-kappa-B inhibitor-like protein 1 isoform X1, producing the protein MQWFSSSLFPLLISVQTAAVCVSQVLRRSLCLWKAGDPQILLFSPRLRDPSVAMVSRKQGKLLRYVEDGDVPKLKSYLRKHAGLSVAFAGRRGRSPLHVACAQRDDIAMRLLLKHGADPLSQDRKGNTPLHLAAREAVKKGARVFEDLVVPLRKCCPGAMDVPNGDGVSPRDVLQSMKKQQQQCPGTAAEEGDGPGKEQADREWYHKLFGECEDEFYQKCGRYEEDFLMPDAEPQTYDDWADRLTKEYAAKRARAAGSGVRGKAARAAEERQKEKERREFQERLEAEHRHYLEHAGRKEEELAGRRKRRYERGCADVFSRASGSGGRLTYEDIPWPAPKGTVEEMVAVILHGVEQSDRGPYRRYLRQQQAVWHPDRFIQRCGERLAEADRQKILGMVTALSQALNKLSESVR; encoded by the exons ATGCAGTGGTTCAGCTCCTCCCTGTTCCCGCTCCTAATTTCAGTGCAAACCGCTGCAGTTTGCGTCTCGCAGGTCCTGCGTCGCTCGTTGTGCTTGTGGAAGGCCGGTGATCCTCAAATTCTTCTTTTCTCTCCACGTCTCAGGGACCCGAGTGTTGCCATGGTTTCCCGTAAGCAGGGGAAGTTGCTGCGTTACGTGGAGGACGGCGACGTGCCAAAGCTGAAGTCCTACCTCCGCAAGCATGCCGGGCTGTCGGTGGCCTTCGCTGGACGGCGGGGACGCAGCCCACTGCACGTGGCCTGCGCGCAGAGAGACGACATCGCCATGCGGCTGCTGCTGAAACACGGAGCCGACCCTTTGTCTCAGGACAGGAAGGGGAATACCCCTCTGCACCTGGCGGCCAGAGAGGCAGTGAAGAAAGGAGCCAGAG TCTTCGAGGATCTGGTGGTTCCTCTGAGGAAATGCTGCCCAGGCGCTATGGATGTGCCCAATGGGGATGGAGTCAGCCCACGAGACGTGCTCCAGTCGATGAAGAAGCAGCAGCAG CAGTGCCCAGGAACAGCGGCAGAAGAGGGCGATGGCCCAGGGAAGGAGCAAGCGGACAGAGAGTGGTACCACAAGCTCTTTGGAGAGTGTGAGGATGAATTCTACCAGAAATGTGGGCGATACGAAG AGGACTTCCTCATGCCCGACGCCGAACCGCAGACGTATGACGACTGGGCCGACCGCCTGACCAAGGAGTACGCGGCCAAGCGGGCCCGGGCGGCAGGCTCCGGCGTTCGGGGCAAAGCTGCCAGGGCGGCGGAGGAGCGGCAGAAGGAGAAGGAGCGGCGGGAGTTCCAGGAGcggctggaggcggagcatcggcatTACCTGGAGCACGCCGGGCGCAAGGAGGAGGAGCTGGCGGGCAGGCGCAAGCGGCGCTACGAGCGCGGCTGCGCCGACGTCTTCAGCCGGGCCTCCGGCAGCGGCGGCCGGTTGACGTACGAGGACATCCCCTGGCCCGCCCCCAAGGGCACGGTGGAGGAAATGGTGGCGGTGATCCTGCACGGGGTGGAGCAGAGTGACCGGGGCCCCTACCGCCGCTACCTGCGGCAGCAGCAGGCGGTTTGGCACCCCGACCGCTTCATACAGCGCTGCGGGGAGCGCCTAGCGGAGGCGGACCGCCAGAAAATCCTGGGCATGGTGACGGCCCTCTCGCAGGCTTTGAACAAGTTGTCCGAAAGCGTCCGCTAG